CGTTCTGGGCTCTCAAATAAAGAGCGTTGCCTTGAGAAGGATGCTATGGGTTATCTGCTCCCCTAGAAATCTGACACACCATCAAGTGTAGGGAAATAGGTGGAGAAATGCGAAAcattaaaaatgttttcatttcacagcacagaatgagacaaAGTGTTCGATCTGATCTGAGACGATGTACAAATGTTCACACAACAGATCATCAATCCGTGGAGAAATGTAagggaaagacaatgttcagGGTAATTCGGAAGTTATGGGTTGGCTTCCTAATGGCAGAGAAAGGGAGAACTTATTCCACTCCAAGAATAGTCCTTTATCTCAGGGGTCTTTTTAGGTCCAATGTAATGACTAATGGaaacagatttgtaatttcccaaacctgcatTGTAGTAAATTCAGATCAAAATGAAATAACGGAGTATCATTATTGGGAGAAgagttgaaatgaactgtgaatgttttctgctctaacattacactgagtgatgtgggcagtagtTCTAATTCTAATTCTAATCGGTGATATGACAGGACTGTTCGAAAAACACATTCAATGTTGGTGAAAAACTGCtgaaaaattgttcacaatttctgaaacacaatataacaggagaatgatgagagacaggaaaaggccatttgacaCAAATAAGCCTGTCCCTGTTAGAGAGATGACCCCACCTAcccctcctctcagtgtatcCACAGAAACACGTCCGATTATCTCTtgaccccacttacactgccTCTTTAGTGTCCTTGCCAGGCTCTCGGGCCCTTTGGGAGAGAAAATGACCCTGACTTCCCTCCCTTCTCcgttattaattattttgttgatgtgagcctgtttcctgtttccgacgagtatattcaagactgagatggttaGTTCTTTGGACACTAACGAATCAATGGAGattgggatagggcgggaaagtgtatTTGAGgtcgatcagccatgaccttaatgaatggtggagcaggctcgaggggccgtatggcctactcctgttcctatttcttatgttctcatatcCTAACTGATGTTGGGAatttcattgaaacatttcaataTCGAAGTCTCTTGCCCAAATAAAATACATCAAGCCCTCTCGCCAATCAGGCAACTTGAACTCCGAATACCTTACACCatctttctgattcccctctgtgTCTTCAAAATGGCAGTAATCTTTATCTGTGATCAGTTGATTATAGAAGTACAGGTAATACCCCAGATAACATACCCGATtcgcgtttctaaaagcttcctcaccaccgagattaaagagtgggacttctgtccattcacagtctgtccctctcccagtgcccacaatatcccagataacctgcctaaGACCTGATACAATAACCGCAGAACTTCTGACCATTCAcggtctgtcccactctcaatgCGCAGAATAATCTATTTCCCATTTCCGCAGAGGGTGAGCAACACTGACGGTTTCATAAATTATTCCACCAGAACCTCGAGTTTTGTATAACCAGAATCACGTTTGGATTTGGAATGGAATGTCCATGATACAGCGCAGGGCTGATAGTATAAATCATCAGAGAGAAAATATCACCttcacagaaatctccatgttcagtaaatattagaatcaagtgaggatttgaaacttttctcaattattattcacTTTCAAGGTTTTCTgtaactgagtttaatttcctgctcgcacctctattgaatctgtgaattcaatctcggaacattttactgaatagtaaagtgatattgagaaGTTCTTTTTATGTCAATGCAAAtaacattgagaaccactttctgactgttctaattgaagatgttcaacagaaacacaaggaaacactccgggtccaaactgaaacactgagagtgaacacgatcctaataaaggagaaggttaagattttccagctggtcactctatacactgaactaacggtcatttctactgttcgagatcggacacttgtagaacatgaactgctggcaagaggccgagaccatgaagagtggagagagaaacacctccggagagaactggaaaaaatccgaattAATCAATTGTACCACAGAAGTATTTCCAGGAGAGGCAGTTTGTTCCGGAAAATGAAGGGTTTCTTCCAGGGATCCAGTTCttggagttcagcagcagtgagcggagtcgcggggattggaaaaacaacaatggtacaaaagattgtttatgactgggccactgggaaaatatacccacaatttcaatttgttttcagttttaaattccgggatttgaacgcgattaactgtagaataaacctgaggaatctgatactggatctgtatccttactttgggaatattctgggagatctctggaagaacccagagagattactgtttatattcgatggtttagatgaattcaaggacaccatcgattttgctgacaatcggagaaatacagaacctcagtacatgtgcacagatcctgaagactggtgtgaagtgtctgacattgtgtacagtttaatacagcacaagctgctcccaggatgttcagtgctcgtgaccagccgccccactgcattacatttattggaaaaggctgagatcagtgtctgggctgaaatcctgggatttgttggtgaagaacggaaggaCTATTTCAACAAGTTGTTTGAAGATCAgtcggtggcagcagctgttttcaaacatgtggaggagaacgagatcctgtacaccatgtgttacaacccttcctactgctggatcctcggtctgtcactgggtcccttcttcacacaaagagacaggaaacaccagcgagttcccaagaccatcacccaactatattcctaccatatttacaacattctgaaaaaccatggccgagagattgaatccccccgtgatgtgttactgaagatcggtgagatggcctacacaggagtctccgagaagaagattgtgtttacaAATGGAGATTTGATCCAGTACAATCttcaaccttcccagttcctgtctgggttcatggtggaacttttggagagagatggttctgcccagagtgtggtttacacattcccgcacctcaccatccaagagtttgtagctgcactcgcacaattcctgactccagatcctggGGACATcgggaaactcctcagtgaagcccacagcaaggatgatgggcgatttgagatatttgtccgttttgttgttggtctctcctcctcacagtcagctcggcccctggaggagtttctgggtccatttcttcatcaaacaatctgtggagtgattgactgggtgaaggagaaggttgaaggaggGATTGGAATGACAGAGAGTGAAACTggtaaaagggacctcctgaaaacattccactacctgtttgagtctcagagtcaaatactggctcgggtcacagtgAGATCTGTGGAAATACTTACATTTAGTGAATTGctactgaccccgattgactgcgCGGTGCTGTCTCACGTCATTGAACTCTGTGACACAATAAAAGAACTCGACCTGGAGAACTGCTCCATTCAatgtgaaggactccagcggctgggacccgtACTACACAgatgccaggtgttgaggtaactgtttatttgcCTCTAACTGTTCGGCCAATTGTGGAACAGTCAGGGATTGTGTTGTTGCtccgtaatgtagggaaacaaacagttcagttaaaccagagagaagctgattcaacacaaatatgacaaatgataagaggatcggttagtaattccctaaggactggagaatctaaaatggatccttgtgaacaagtggggattttacagtctttattggatcagtaaatacaggtcactgaaagagtctgataatttaattgcagTAAATGATATtgattgctgtttttctcactccctgAGATACATCCATTGAAgaggctccttctcactgttacttACACGTAGACCGACACTAACTGTCGCAATCTGTGTGACTGGGCATCCCgccctcttaccgaggtgtgggggcaagtgacagtcaccggactgtcaacgtgtgcaggagagggaagcagaaacaccaaacattcagtaacaaagagcaaaacacagctttcgggcagtcaaccgccagtgggcgggctgagctttccccgcaggacgacggtccgttatcttaactcatcaatgacacagcccttcacactctccaatacatccaccatctcttcacccagctggcagcactcgtgcctctgagtcagaaggtcgtggattcaggcccctcgctcattaatccaggccgacacttcagtgggatttggAATCTAAAATTTGCCGGTAAAAAGCTTCCAACCTAACGGGATGTGGGGTATTAGCCCAGGAGTTcagacacacaccggccagcggtggggcctcacacacagcgggAGGATCCTGGGTTAACCAGTGGCAGTGAACccgggaatttcccataatctgctccgtgtgtgaggccccgctcggggagggaacttcagaaaattccccaTTAAATGTCGGGCCCGTTACACCTGAAATAAATGTAGAGccagtttaatgggaataaagtgagacactcccctccccgataAACGAGGAATACAGGAAACTTAAAACTTGTCACAGGACAGAATGAACTCTCCTTGTTATATAAAATCCTGGGGGACGGATTTCGCACCAACAGTTCACgccgtttcacaatataactcaccccgagatattatacagattaatataatactgcataaagtacaggtaatcacagctttatcatttaattcggGGAAAATCGCCGCATTCGCAGAAAATCTCGGATTTGAGAAACAGCAGAAATGCGacaagtttccccaaacatgacgggacTGGTCACTGTgctccaggagggtaattctgatcatcaggactgagggacatttaaaggcttcacacagacagcactttatttaataaatacatttccagacagtccctgaatatatggTCGGTGGACAcagtgagattcattgtcagtgacagggaaatctggttattaatttcctgaagagTTTTCGTATTTCCTGTAACATCAGAGAAAAATTGTCAGATCGGGGATTGggttcagtttgtttctcactctctgtctgtttgtgtttagactggggagaaataaactgggagattcaggagtgaaactactgtctacgGCTCTGAGAAACCCGGActctaaaatacagaaactgcagtaagtatcagactgtgtgagattgtgtttataatacctGGATGTCGAACAcggtacattaatgtcagtataagtaataataatacaaataaatactggaaacttactctgattcctgttatctctgctcgtctctctcctctctctgatctccaggttatgggcgaacgatctcacagcttcttgtaccgtggatctctcctccgctctcagtacaaaccgttcactgacggttctgaacctgagtaataataaactgggagattcaggagtgaaactactgtctgcggctctgaggaacccggactgtaaaatacaggaactggagtaagtaccagactgtgagactgtgtttataataactggatgtctaacactgcatattattattattatcagtaatggtgttattAATGTCAGTgtaagtaataataatacaaataaatactgggaatttactctgattcttttcatctctgctcgtctctctcctctctctgatctccaggttatgtgataacgatctcacagcttcttgtaccaaggatctctcctccgctctcagtacaaaccggtcactgacggttctggacCTGAGTAATAATAAAGTGGGAGATTCAGgcgtgaaactactgtctgcggctctgaggaaaccggactgtaaaatacagacattgtggtaagtatcagactgtgtgagattgtgtttataataactggatgtctaacactgaACATTAATGTCAGTacaagtaataataatacaaataaatacaggAAATTTACTTTGATTCCGATTATCTCTgctcgtctctgtctctctctctctctctctgatctccaggttacgggccaacgatctcacagattcttgtaccaaggatctcgtctccgctctcagtacaaaccggtcactgacggttctggacCTGAGtaaaaataaactgggagattcaggagtgaaactactatctgcggctctgaggaacccggactgtaaaatacagaaa
This Heptranchias perlo isolate sHepPer1 unplaced genomic scaffold, sHepPer1.hap1 HAP1_SCAFFOLD_55, whole genome shotgun sequence DNA region includes the following protein-coding sequences:
- the LOC137315458 gene encoding NACHT, LRR and PYD domains-containing protein 3-like; the protein is MAECSNRGEGPTSSTRMRIDTDTKTAITEFLTKCDDYQLFQLTKFYRDRLEQAIEGGVDGVSSLLTYERHFSGQEHRKVTDLVDKGNRADSSKLVLNLVMEKGSRARRVMWESFVKMHHAVPKLDRILKEMQELGPDPFDYMNIGRGLSEIPSHLKDVQQKHKETLRVQTETLRVNTILIKEKVKIFQLVTLYTELTVISTVRDRTLVEHELLARGRDHEEWREKHLRRELEKIRINQLYHRSISRRGSLFRKMKGFFQGSSSWSSAAVSGVAGIGKTTMVQKIVYDWATGKIYPQFQFVFSFKFRDLNAINCRINLRNLILDLYPYFGNILGDLWKNPERLLFIFDGLDEFKDTIDFADNRRNTEPQYMCTDPEDWCEVSDIVYSLIQHKLLPGCSVLVTSRPTALHLLEKAEISVWAEILGFVGEERKDYFNKLFEDQSVAAAVFKHVEENEILYTMCYNPSYCWILGLSLGPFFTQRDRKHQRVPKTITQLYSYHIYNILKNHGREIESPRDVLLKIGEMAYTGVSEKKIVFTNGDLIQYNLQPSQFLSGFMVELLERDGSAQSVVYTFPHLTIQEFVAALAQFLTPDPGDIGKLLSEAHSKDDGRFEIFVRFVVGLSSSQSARPLEEFLGPFLHQTICGVIDWVKEKVEGGIGMTESETGKRDLLKTFHYLFESQSQILARVTVRSVEILTFSELLLTPIDCAVLSHVIELCDTIKELDLENCSIQCEGLQRLGPVLHRCQVLRLGRNKLGDSGVKLLSTALRNPDSKIQKLQLWANDLTASCTVDLSSALSTNRSLTVLNLSNNKLGDSGVKLLSAALRNPDCKIQELELCDNDLTASCTKDLSSALSTNRSLTVLDLSNNKVGDSGVKLLSAALRKPDCKIQTLWLRANDLTDSCTKDLVSALSTNRSLTVLDLSKNKLGDSGVKLLSAALRNPDCKIQKLELWNNGLTDSCTEDISSALSTNRSLTVLNLSDNKLGDSGVKLLTAALRNPDCKIQELDLSNVGLTDSCTDDLVSALSTNRSLTVLTMGSNSFTDRSAPALRSLTLTRRSLEWIGLWGNQFSSNGKNQLESLRESRRGLRVGV